The Clostridium beijerinckii genomic sequence TAAATCATTGGTATTCCTACTCCAAGTAAAATGGCTAATCCAAATATAGCTAGTACACCAAAAGAAGAAGTAATTATTCCTGAATCGATAGAAATAAAATATAGTAATAAGCCAGGAGCTACTAGATAGTATAATAATTTGTTACATAAAGTAATGTGCTTTTCATTCATAAAATTCCTCCCCTATCCTAGTAAATATTATTGTTTAATGTTTGATTGATATTATTCATATAATTTGAATATATATCATGGAAAATACATTTTCCTATATATGCTCTATGATATATATCTTGTAAGTACATCAATATTCTTCTTTATTATCATAATAAAAATTTACATTAACATTTATTTATATATGTATCCTGCTTGTACGAATTGAGAATAGCTTATCTTGTCACTTCTATCTGATACACATACTCTAACTCTTAATGTGCTATAATTTTAGAGGATAGCACTTGTTAATATGTTGTACGTACTTCATGTATTTATTATATATCGTTTTCATCACTATAGCAATAGTTTTTTTTATATTGTATGTACAATTTTATTATATTTCTTTACCAATGTGCATACATCTAGGATTCGTCGCAATAAACTGTTCACTTTTAACTTGTTAAACTAGAAATCAGAGCATGCTAAAGTATATATAAGCTTATTCTTACCCGCTTCAATGATATTTTTACAATTTTTATGAATCGAAATATCTATAATTGAGGTGAGTTATAATATAAACATAAATTATATATTGTTTATCTATTCCTTTATTATTTATAGATAATAGATAATAAGGTTGAATCCTTTTTATTGAATTCAACCTTATTAATCATACTTTCTATTTAAGGCTATCTATCGCTGTTCTTTCAATAGCAAGCCCACTAGTGTAACGTTTTATAAATTCATTAAATCCTTCAACATCTTTAGAATCTGGATCTATTTTTGTACCTATTTGTCCTGCAAACACTTTATTTGTAAGATAATCGTCTAATGTCTCATTTTCATCTTTATTTATCATATAAGATGCAAGTACTGCAATTCCCCACGCTCCGCCTTCGGCAGCAGTTTCCATCACAGAAACTGGTGCATCTATAGCTGCTGCCATTATCTTTTGTCCTACACCTTTAGTCTTAAATAAACCGCCATGTCCTAACATTTCATCGACCTTAACACCTTCCTCTTTAAGAAGAAGGTCTAAACCAGTTTTTAGTGCTCCTAATGATGTAAATAAATGTACGCGCATGAAGTTAGCTAGATTGAATTTACTCTCTGCTGAACGTACAAATAGTGGGCGTCCTTCTTCAAAACCAGTTATATGCTCACCCGAGAAGTAATTATAAGCTAATAATCCGCCACAATCCGAATCCCCTTCAAGTGCCTTATTATATAGAGTTGCAAATAACTTATTCATGTCAACTTCTACACCAAATGCCTCTGCAAATTCTTTAAATAATCCAACCCAAGCATTAAGATCCGAAGTACAGTTATTGCAATGAACCATAGCCACTAAATTACCAGTAGGAGTTGTAACTAAGTCTATTTCTTCATATGCTTTTGATAATTCTTTTTCAAGTACGATCATAGCAAAAACAGATGTTCCTGCTGATACATTACCTGTACGCTTTGCAATACTGTTAGTTGCAACCATTCCTGTTCCTGCATCACCTTCTGGAGGGCAGAATGGAATACCTGATTTTAATTGTCCTGTAACATCTAAAAGCTTTGCACCTTCTTCAGTAAGTACACCTGCATTTTCTCCAGCTAACAATACCTTTGGTAAAATATCTCCAAGTTTCCATGAAAAATTCTTAGGAGCTACTAACTCATCAAATTGATCAATCATACGTGCATTATAATTCTTTGTATCTATATCAATAGGGAACATTCCAGATGCCTCTCCAACACCTATAACTTTTTCACCTGTTAATTTCCAATGAATATATCCTTCTAAAGTTGTTTGGAAATCTATATCGGCCACATGTTCTTCACCGTTTAATATTGCTTGGTAAAGATGAGCAATACTCCATCTTTGAGGGATATGGTAGTTAAATAATTTTGTTAATTCTTCTGAGGCTTTTTCAGTAATAGTGTTACGCCATGTACGGAACGGCACCAAAAGATCTCCCTCTTTATTAAAAACCATATATCCATGCATCATAGCACTGAATCCAATTGCGCCTATTGTTTCAATAGTAACTCCATATTTTTCTTTGACATCTTCAGCCATCTTCTTATAACTATCTTGAACGCCAGTCCAGATATCATCTAAACCATAAGTCCAAATATTATTAACATATTTATTTTCCCAATCATGGCTCCCTGAAGCTATTGGAGTATTATTTTCATCTATTAAAACTGCTTTAATTCTAGTTGAACCTAGTTCAATACCAAGCACTGTCTTACCATTAATAATGGCATTTTTTATATTACTCATCTCTAATCCCATAAAAACCTCCACTACGTGTAATTTTTTTAAATCGTTTACTTATTATGTGATAAATTTATATTATTATTATAGTTAAATTAAATAAATCTTAATTTTAAAATAATTTCTAATCTCTTCTGAATATCATTCCATTGTAATATTACTAAACCTAATACAAAATAACTCTTATAATCACCTAATGTCCAGCCCTCATACCGTTACCGTCCCCAACTTAATGTAAGATCGGAATGCAATAATGACTAGACATTAGATAAATAATTTTATTAAATTCTAAAACTGCTTTATTGTCATATTAATTTATATACATTTATTAAAAATCTATAAATATATTTCTAACCAATGATTTATTATTGTAATTACATAATTTCACACTAATCTTTTCACACATCTTTATACATATCTTTTAATAATTTTAACTTTTATAATAATGAATAAATTGGTTTTAATATATTTATAGATTAATTAATTTACACACTTTTAATCTAGATCTTTTTTTATATCTTTTTCGCTATATTTATTAATATTTTAAGGTTAAATCTATTTTTCTAAAGTTTTACTATAATCGCTAAATTTTCTCTACTATATCGTAGATTTAATTACTGTAACTTCTATTTCTCTGCTACATTAATAGCCTTTTCAACAACATTTTCTACAGTGAATCCAAATTTCTCGAATAGGATTTCTGCTTTACCTGATGCTCCAAAAGTATCTAAAGATATAACATCTCCATCAAGACCTACATATTTGTGCCATCCAAAGCTTGTTAATGCTTCTACTGCAACTCTAGCACGAACTTTATTTGGCATAACTGATTCTTTATAGCTTTCGTCTTGAGCATCGAATAATTCAAATGATGGCATACTGATAACTCTTGCATCTATACCTTTAGCTTCTAATTCAGCTGCTGCTTTGTAGATTAATTCTACTTCTGATCCTGATGCCATTAAAAGTACATCTGGAGTTTCTTTCTTAGAATCTTTTAAGATATATCCACCCTTTAATGCTCTCTTAGGACATCCATCATATAGTGGTAACTTTTGTCTTGTTAATACTAATGATGTTGGAGTAGTTCCATTAGTTACAGCATAGTACCAAGCTGCTGCAGTTTCTTTCGAATCTGCTGGTCTAAATACTGTCATATTTGGCATACTTCTAAGAGCTGCTAATTGTTCTATTGGTTCATGAGTTGGCCCGTCTTCCCCTACTCCAATACTATCATGTGTTAATACATAAGCTACTGGAAGATTCATAAGAGCTGATAATCTCATAGCACCCTTCATATAATCACTGAATACAAAGAATGTTGCGCAAAATACTTTAAGTCCTCCATGAGCATACATTCCGTTAGCGATAGCTGCCATAGCATGTTCTCTAACTCCAAAGTGAAGGTTTGATCCACTTCTATCTTCTGCTGAGAAATCTCCTCTATCGTTCATATGAGTTTTATTAGATGGAGCTAAATCTGCTGATCCTCCAATAAAGTTTGGAATTAGTTTAGCCAATCTATTTATCATTATTCCTGAAGATTCTCTTGTAGCCATTTCTTTATCAAAGCTCCAAAGTTCTTCGTTGTTTAATAAAGCTTCTTTATCAAGTTCTCCACTCATCCATTTAGTATATTCTGAGGAAAGTTCTGGATAAGCTTTTGCATATGCTTTGAACAGCTCATTCCAAGTAGCTTCAGTCTTTTCACCTTTTGCTATGTGTTCATTCATATTTGTATACACTTCGTCTGGTACGTAGAATGCTGGCTCTGTCTTCCATCCTAAGTTTTCCTTCATAGCAGTTACATTTTCAGCCCCTAAAGGTTCACCATGCGCTGAAGCTTTTCCTTGTTTAGCTGGACAACCAAAACCAATTTGATTTTTAACTATTATAATAGATGGTTTTGTTGTTTCTGCTTTAGCTGCTTCTATTGCTTTTTCTATAGTATCTATATCATTTCCATCTGCTACATTTAGTACTTGCCATCCATAAGCTTCGTATCTCTTAGCTACATCTTCTCTAAATGCTATGTCTGTATTTCCTTCAATTGAAATATTATTTGAATCATATAATACAACTAATTTTCCAAGACCTAAAGTTCCAGCAAGAGATGACGCTTCTCCTGAGATACCTTCCATAAGGCATCCGTCTCCAACTATAGCATATGTATAGTGATCAACTACGCTATAATCTGGTTTATTGAATTTTTCTGCAAGATGTGCTTCTGCTATAGCAAAACCTACTGCATTACAAATACCTTGTCCAAGTGGTCCTGTTGTTATTTCAACACCTTTTGTATGACCAAACTCTGGATGTCCTGGTGTTAAACTTCCGAATTGTCTAAAGTTTTTAATATCTTCAACTGTAAGTCCATATCCAAATAAATGTAGCAATGAATATTCAAGCATTGAACCATGTCCTGCTGATAATACAAATCTATCTCTGTTATCCCATTCAGGGTTCTTTCCATTATGATTCATCTTTGCCCATAATGTATAAGCCATTGTAGCTGATCCAAGTGGTAACCCTGGATGTCCTGATTTTGATTTTTCAATAGCATCTGCTGATAATACTCTTATTGCGTTAATAGATAATTTATCTAATTCTCTACTCATCTTTATCCTCATTTCATAGACATATTTTTTTATAAGTTCTTAGTTGTGCTAATTAAGTCAAATGCTGCGCTTCGAATTCATTTCAAACCTGAAATAATCTTAGCTATCCTTCATTATCTTTTCAAAAGGTGCCTATTTTACCACACCTTTTGAAATTGCTTTATGTTTTCATTTATAAATTCTTATATTCTTAAATCCTTATATTCTTAAATCCTTATATTCTTAAATCCTTATATTCCTATATTCTTATATTCTTAAGAATATATATTTTTATCTCTGTCATTTGGAACATGAATAAATCATAAATGATAGTCATACTTTTGCGAAAGCATTATATCAAAATATTTATCCATATACATTTATGCCTTCCTAATTTCAGAATCTAGCCATCATATCTATAAATTACTCTTGTATTTTTAAAATGTATCGCATAGATATTACTCTTTATATTATTACTATACTTTGAAAAATATCTAAATCAGAAATGATGGTCATGCTTTTGTGGAAGCGTTATATCAGAATATTTACCATAAACATTTACACTTTCCCAATTTCAGAATCTAGGCATTATATCTCTAAATTACTCTTCCATTTTCGAAATATGTCTGCACTAGAAATAAGTAACATATTTTGTGGAGTGTTCATTAGAAATTGTGTTGGTAGTACTTCTTGATTATAAGTTGTTCCAAATGTGCTTGTTCAAAGTTTACCTTTGA encodes the following:
- the tkt gene encoding transketolase codes for the protein MSRELDKLSINAIRVLSADAIEKSKSGHPGLPLGSATMAYTLWAKMNHNGKNPEWDNRDRFVLSAGHGSMLEYSLLHLFGYGLTVEDIKNFRQFGSLTPGHPEFGHTKGVEITTGPLGQGICNAVGFAIAEAHLAEKFNKPDYSVVDHYTYAIVGDGCLMEGISGEASSLAGTLGLGKLVVLYDSNNISIEGNTDIAFREDVAKRYEAYGWQVLNVADGNDIDTIEKAIEAAKAETTKPSIIIVKNQIGFGCPAKQGKASAHGEPLGAENVTAMKENLGWKTEPAFYVPDEVYTNMNEHIAKGEKTEATWNELFKAYAKAYPELSSEYTKWMSGELDKEALLNNEELWSFDKEMATRESSGIMINRLAKLIPNFIGGSADLAPSNKTHMNDRGDFSAEDRSGSNLHFGVREHAMAAIANGMYAHGGLKVFCATFFVFSDYMKGAMRLSALMNLPVAYVLTHDSIGVGEDGPTHEPIEQLAALRSMPNMTVFRPADSKETAAAWYYAVTNGTTPTSLVLTRQKLPLYDGCPKRALKGGYILKDSKKETPDVLLMASGSEVELIYKAAAELEAKGIDARVISMPSFELFDAQDESYKESVMPNKVRARVAVEALTSFGWHKYVGLDGDVISLDTFGASGKAEILFEKFGFTVENVVEKAINVAEK
- a CDS encoding xylulokinase, with translation MGLEMSNIKNAIINGKTVLGIELGSTRIKAVLIDENNTPIASGSHDWENKYVNNIWTYGLDDIWTGVQDSYKKMAEDVKEKYGVTIETIGAIGFSAMMHGYMVFNKEGDLLVPFRTWRNTITEKASEELTKLFNYHIPQRWSIAHLYQAILNGEEHVADIDFQTTLEGYIHWKLTGEKVIGVGEASGMFPIDIDTKNYNARMIDQFDELVAPKNFSWKLGDILPKVLLAGENAGVLTEEGAKLLDVTGQLKSGIPFCPPEGDAGTGMVATNSIAKRTGNVSAGTSVFAMIVLEKELSKAYEEIDLVTTPTGNLVAMVHCNNCTSDLNAWVGLFKEFAEAFGVEVDMNKLFATLYNKALEGDSDCGGLLAYNYFSGEHITGFEEGRPLFVRSAESKFNLANFMRVHLFTSLGALKTGLDLLLKEEGVKVDEMLGHGGLFKTKGVGQKIMAAAIDAPVSVMETAAEGGAWGIAVLASYMINKDENETLDDYLTNKVFAGQIGTKIDPDSKDVEGFNEFIKRYTSGLAIERTAIDSLK